The Anopheles coluzzii chromosome 2, AcolN3, whole genome shotgun sequence genome window below encodes:
- the LOC120950358 gene encoding phosphoribosylformylglycinamidine synthase, with the protein MTIVRYYSAGALSAAKTNALLESLKAVNPRVQTLQTEKCFYVQNNRYEQLPANVDAMLRGILKELDAADQLSGKAGLVAGPSQVVIEIGPRFNFSTAASTNSVSICHNLGLDFIERIEVSTRYLVGLDGAIGKDGAGIVSALLPTLHDPMTQCQYTERNIPANDFYEMVSRSKEDWYFVPLLEQGRRALEEINVKNGLAFDEWDLEYYTNLFVKVLKRNPTNVELFDCAQCNSEHSRHWFFKGKLTVDGKPKKQSLIEMICDTQRHTNPNNTVKFSDNSSAIKGYQHTALRASCFDGPGKFVQRSVQSDLIFTAETHNMPTAVSPFSGATTGTGGRLRDVQSIGRGGLPIAGTAGYCVGMLNIPGHKLPYESEQEYPGSFARPLKVLIEASDGASDYGNKFGEPVICGFAISFGTVQSDGRRKEYVKPIMFSGGVGTMDSDLVDKKDPKRGMLLAKIGGPVYRIGVGGGAASSVEVQGDSTNSELDFNAVQRGDAEMENKLNRVVRACIEMGDRNPILAIHDQGAGGNCNVLKELVEPGCAGAVIFSKAFQLGDPTISTLELWGAEYQENNAVLLDASDRDLLQRICDRERCPVSFVGQVTGSGYVTLLEQEFDAGADRFADRSKCGKELAHVPFDMHLDHVLGKMPQKEFKLQHIGERLDEFQLTAKVKLPEALNLVLSAATVGSKRYLTNKVDRSVTGLVAQQQCVGPLHTPLADFGLVAVSHFAREGVATSIGAQPIKGLVDPAKAARMTVAEALSNLVFVGISELADVKCSGNWMWAAKVAGEGAKLVDACEAMCELMGQLSIAIDGGKDSLSMAARVNGETVVSPGTLVVSTYAPCPDVTVKVTPDLKAAALGTDTALLYVAVEGQRFRLGGSVLAQCYGRLGGDCPDVGNAQCLKSAFNVTQQLLRQGMLLSGHDCSDGGLITTVLEMAFAGLTAAEINLEQLLASSGGACSQEEAAIRALFAEECGWVLEVQQANVAAVTDAFRKAAVPCFTVGRGVAVADLHSRQSVSVRAGAKVVLLQDSLFNLFNRWESTSFEIEKLQKAKASAIEEYTGMERRTGPHYTVSFNPDAVYADLKLGPAGPQVALIREEGTNGDREMAAALFSAGFEVHDVVMNDLLQGRTTLDRYRGIVFPGGFSYADTLGSAKGWAACIQYNGTIAPQFEHFRQREDTFSLGVCNGCQLMGLIGWVETGLTPTAATPTVPEVVLVGNRSEKFESRWVTLRVPASRSIMLRRLAGSVLGCWVAHGEGRFSFRTDASRDRLLMSQCVTMQYVDDASNPTEQYPMNPNGSPLGIAGVCSPDGRHLAIMPHPERCVQMWQWPYVTADFPCKNAAPWMSMFQEAYLWCSGQQQ; encoded by the exons ATGACGATCGTACGGTACTATTCCGCCGGTGCACTGTCTGCCGCAAAAACAAACGCGTTGCTGGAATCGCTGAAAGCG GTCAACCCGCGCGTACAAACGCTGCAGACGGAGAAATGCTTCTACGTGCAGAACAATCGCTACGAGCAGCTGCCGGCCAATGTCGACGCGATGCTGCGCGGCATCCTGAAGGAGCTGGACGCGGCCGATCAGCTGTCGGGGAAGGCGGGACTGGTGGCCGGGCCCAGCCAGGTGGTGATTGAGATAGGGCCGCGGTTCAACTTTTCCACCGCCGCCAGCACGAACAGTGTCAGCATTTGTCACAACTTGGGGCTGGACTTTATCGAACGCATCGAGGTGTCCACCCGCTATCTGGTCGGGCTGGATGGGGCGATCGGTAAGGATGGGGCGGGAATTGTTTCCGCGCTGCTGCCCACGCTGCACGATCCGATGACGCAGTGCCAgtacacggagcgcaacatccCGGCGAACGATTTCTACGAGATGGTGTCCCGATCGAAGGAGGACTGGTACTTCGTGCCCCTGCTGGAGCAGGGTCGTCGTGCGCTGGAGGAGATTAATGTGAAAAATG GGCTCGCGTTCGACGAATGGGACCTCGAGTACTACACCAACCTGTTCGTGAAGGTGCTGAAGCGCAATCCTACCAACGTGGAGCTGTTCGACTGTGCGCAGTGCAACAGCGAGCACTCGCGGCACTGGTTCTTCAAGGGCAAGCTTACCGTGGACGGTAAGCCGAAGAAGCAGTCGTTGATTGAGATGATCTGCGACACGCAGCGGCACACCAACCCGAACAATACGGTCAAGTTCAGCGACAATAGTAGCGCGATCAAGGGCTACCAGCATACGGCCCTCCGGGCGTCCTGCTTCGACGGGCCGGGGAAGTTTGTGCAGCGATCGGTGCAGTCGGACCTGATCTTTACGGCCGAGACGCACAACATGCCGACGGCGGTGTCTCCGTTCAGTGGAGCGACCACTGGCACCGGGGGTCGGTTGCGTGATGTGCAGAGCATTGGGCGCGGCGGTTTACCGATCGCCGGTACGGCCGGGTACTGTGTGGGTATGCTGAACATTCCGGGCCACAAGCTGCCGTACGAGAGCGAGCAGGAGTATCCGGGTTCGTTCGCCCGTCCGTTGAAGGTGCTGATCGAGGCGAGCGACGGTGCGTCGGACTATGGCAACAAGTTTGGCGAGCCGGTCATTTGTGGCTTTGCCATTTCGTTCGGCACGGTGCAGTCGGACGGACGGCGCAAGGAGTACGTGAAGCCGATCATGTTCAGCGGTGGCGTTGGTACGATGGACTCGGATCTGGTGGATAAGAAGGATCCGAAGCGGG GCATGCTGTTGGCCAAGATCGGCGGTCCAGTGTATCGTATCGGTGTCGGTGGCGGTGCGGCCAGTTCGGTGGAGGTGCAGGGCGACAGCACGAACAGCGAGCTCGACTTCAACGCCGTCCAGCGCGGTGACGCGGAGATGGAGAACAAGCTGAACCGCGTAGTGCGCGCCTGCATCGAGATGGGCGACCGCAACCCGATCCTGGCCATCCACGACCAGGGCGCCGGGGGTAACTGTAACGTGCTGAAGGAGCTGGTCGAACCGGGCTGTGCCGGTGCGGTCATTTTCTCCAAAGCGTTCCAGCTCGGCGATCCGACCATTTCCACGCTGGAACTGTGGGGCGCCGAGTATCAGGAAAACAATGCCGTCCTGCTGGACGCAAGCGATCGCGACCTGTTGCAGCGGATCTGCGATCGCGAGCGGTGTCCGGTTTCGTTCGTCGGACAGGTGACCGGTTCCGGGTACGTAACGCTGCTGGAGCAAGAGTTTGACGCCGGCGCGGACAGGTTTGCCGACCGCAGCAAGTGCGGCAAGGAGCTGGCCCACGTTCCGTTCGACATGCACCTGGACCACGTGCTGGGCAAGATGCCGCAGAAGGAGTTTAAGCTGCAGCACATCGGCGAGCGGTTGGACGAGTTCCAGCTAACGGCCAAGGTGAAGCTGCCGGAAGCGCTGAACCTGGTGCTGTCGGCCGCCACCGTCGGCAGCAAGCGCTACCTAACGAACAAGGTGGACCGGTCGGTGACGGGTCTGGtggcgcagcagcagtgcgTGGGCCCGCTGCACACACCGCTGGCCGACTTCGGGTTGGTGGCGGTGTCGCACTTTGCCCGCGAAGGCGTCGCCACGTCGATCGGTGCCCAGCCGATCAAGGGGCTGGTCGATCCGGCCAAGGCTGCCCGCATGACGGTGGCGGAAGCGCTCTCGAACCTGGTGTTCGTGGGCATCAGCGAGCTGGCGGACGTGAAGTGCTCGGGCAACTGGATGTGGGCGGCCAAGGTGGCTGGCGAAGGGGCCAAGCTGGTCGATGCGTGCGAGGCGATGTGCGAGCTGATGGGCCAGCTGTCGATCGCGATCGACGGCGGCAAGGATTCGCTCTCGATGGCGGCCCGCGTGAACGGCGAAACGGTCGTCAGCCCGGGCACGCTCGTGGTGTCGACGTACGCGCCCTGCCCGGATGTGACGGTGAAGGTGACGCCCGACCTGAAGGCGGCTGCCCTAGGCACCGACACGGCCCTGCTGTACGTTGCGGTCGAGGGGCAGCGCTTCCGGCTCGGCGGCTCCGTGCTGGCCCAGTGCTACGGCCGGCTCGGCGGCGACTGTCCGGATGTGGGCAACGCGCAGTGCTTGAAGAGCGCGTTCAACGTcacgcagcagctgctgcggcAGGGCATGCTGCTGTCCGGGCACGACTGCAGCGATGGTGGCCTCATTACGACGGTACTGGAGATGGCGTTTGCCGGGCTGACGGCGGCCGAGATCAATCTGGAGCAGCTGCTGGCATCGAGCGGCGGTGCCTGCAGCCAGGAGGAAGCGGCCATCCGTGCCCTGTTCGCGGAGGAGTGCGGCTGGGTGCTGGAGGTGCAGCAGGCGAACGTGGCCGCCGTGACGGACGCATTCCGCAAGGCTGCCGTACCGTGCTTCACCGTCGGTCGCGGTGTGGCCGTGGCCGATCTGCATTCGCGACAGTCCGTGTCGGTGCGGGCCGGCGCAaaggtggtgctgctgcaggacAGCCTGTTCAATCTGTTCAATCGCTGGGAATCGACCAGCTTCGAGATTGAAAAGCTGCAGAAGGCAAAGGCAAGTGCGATCGAGGAGTACACGGGCATGGAGCGGCGCACCGGGCCGCACTATACGGTCAGCTTCAATCCGGACGCGGTGTACGCGGACCTGAAGCTCGGGCCGGCCGGGCCGCAGGTGGCGCTGATTCGGGAGGAGGGCACCAACGGCGATCGGGAGATGGCGGCCGCACTGTTCAGTGCCGGTTTCGAGGTGCACGACGTGGTCATGAACGATCTGCTGCAGGGCCGCACAACGCTCGATCGCTACCGTGGTATCGTGTTTCCGG GTGGATTCAGTTACGCCGACACGCTCGGTTCGGCCAAGGGCTGGGCGGCCTGCATCCAGTACAACGGTACGATCGCACCACAGTTCGAGCACTTCCGGCAGCGCGAGGACACGTTCTCGCTCGGTGTCTGCAACGGCTGCCAGCTGATGGGACTGATCGGGTGGGTCGAGACGGGCCTGACACCGACGGCCGCCACGCCGACCGTGCCGGAAGTAGTGTTGGTCGGCAATCGGTCGGAGAAGTTCGAAAGCCGCTGGGTGACGCTGCGTGTTCCGGCGAGCCGGTCGATCATGCTACGCCGCCTGGCGGGCAGTGTGCTCGGTTGCTGGGTGGCCCATGGTGAGGGTCGGTTCTCGTTCCGTACCGATGCGAGCCGCGACCGGCTGCTGATGAGCCAGTGCGTTACGATGCAGTACGTGGACGATGCGAGCAATCCGACCGAGCAGTACCCGATGAACCCGAACGGCAGCCCGCTGGGCATTGCGGGCGTTTGCTCGCCGGACGGGCGCCACCTGGCCATCATGCCCCACCCGGAACGTTGCGTGCAGATGTGGCAGTGGCCGTACGTTACCGCCGATTTCCCGTGCAAAAACGCCGCCCCCTGGATGTCGATGTTCCAGGAGGCGTACCTGTGGTGCAGTGGGCAGCAACAGTAA